The Thomasclavelia ramosa DSM 1402 genome includes a region encoding these proteins:
- a CDS encoding carbohydrate ABC transporter substrate-binding protein, whose translation MKKILSTALVLSLAAGMLTGCGGGKSDDTNTLKISGLNGGYGTKGWEAVVKAFEKKEGVKVELNLEKNIAETLRPVITSGKDVPDLIYLSVGSEGGLVDTMISDKAIAEISDVLDMKVYGEDVKVKDKIIPGFTNSFATKPYGDGKLYLAPFTYDPCGLFYNAGLFEQKGWTVPTTWDEMWELGEKAKAEGIALFTYPTTGYFDAFFSALLNETVGADAYTKLMEYDTKTWQSAETKKAFEIVGKLAQYTEANTVANANKDNFTKNQQLILDNKALFCPNGTWLPDEMSEAPRAEGFKWGFMALPKVSAEGDSYSSTFSEQVYIPSKAKNADLAKKFITFMYSDEAAKLFAEESGCVLPTTTASSYLPEKVKDKDGNEIDNQKTLFYQIYDNGAKSCTVGFKSVDAIEGVDLTSAEGILYGTVNSVVTGDKTVDEWYNAVIDAVKKYDK comes from the coding sequence ATGAAGAAAATTTTAAGTACTGCCCTTGTATTATCGTTAGCAGCAGGGATGCTGACTGGTTGTGGTGGCGGGAAATCAGATGACACCAATACTTTAAAAATTTCGGGACTAAATGGTGGTTATGGGACAAAAGGATGGGAAGCTGTAGTTAAGGCTTTTGAAAAAAAAGAAGGGGTTAAAGTTGAATTAAATTTAGAAAAAAATATTGCTGAAACTTTAAGACCGGTAATTACTTCAGGAAAAGATGTACCTGATTTGATTTATTTATCAGTAGGATCTGAAGGTGGTTTAGTAGATACAATGATTTCTGATAAAGCAATCGCTGAAATCAGTGATGTTTTAGATATGAAAGTTTATGGTGAAGATGTAAAAGTTAAAGATAAAATTATCCCTGGATTTACTAATTCATTTGCAACTAAGCCATATGGTGATGGAAAATTATATTTAGCACCATTTACTTATGATCCTTGCGGCTTATTCTATAATGCTGGTTTATTTGAACAAAAAGGTTGGACAGTTCCAACAACTTGGGATGAGATGTGGGAATTAGGTGAAAAAGCAAAGGCAGAAGGAATTGCTTTATTCACTTATCCAACAACTGGATATTTTGATGCTTTTTTCTCAGCGTTATTAAACGAAACTGTAGGTGCTGACGCTTATACTAAGTTAATGGAATATGATACTAAAACATGGCAATCTGCTGAAACTAAAAAAGCATTTGAAATAGTCGGAAAATTAGCACAATATACTGAAGCTAATACGGTTGCAAATGCTAATAAAGATAATTTCACAAAAAATCAACAATTAATTTTAGATAATAAAGCATTATTCTGTCCAAATGGTACTTGGTTGCCAGATGAAATGTCTGAAGCACCACGTGCTGAAGGTTTCAAATGGGGATTTATGGCATTACCAAAAGTAAGTGCAGAAGGAGATTCATATTCTTCTACATTCTCTGAACAAGTATATATTCCTTCAAAAGCCAAAAATGCTGATTTGGCTAAAAAATTTATTACATTTATGTACAGTGACGAAGCTGCAAAATTATTTGCTGAAGAATCTGGATGCGTTTTACCAACTACAACTGCTTCATCATATTTACCAGAAAAAGTAAAAGATAAAGATGGTAATGAAATTGATAATCAAAAAACACTATTCTACCAAATTTATGATAATGGGGCTAAGAGTTGTACGGTTGGATTTAAATCTGTTGATGCAATTGAAGGGGTTGATCTAACTAGTGCTGAAGGTATTCTTTATGGAACAGTTAATTCTGTTGTAACAGGAGATAAAACAGTTGATGAATGGTAT
- a CDS encoding AraC family transcriptional regulator, whose protein sequence is MSNERIEFIEKPALINNQARLLYVSSSKYEGDWHSQLHSHHFTELFYVTKGCGGFKIGADEFNVQENDFVIINPNTMHTEVSRDRNPLEYIVIAIDGISFEIPENSLKDYISCNYANYKNEILFYLNLMVKESQAKNELYDDMCQQLMQVLLINILRLNRINVSLTQGKTIRKEIFMIKNYIDRNYHKEITLDTLAEKTHMNKFYLAHEFKNDVGVSPISYLLQRRIYESKYLLRDTDLSISQISTILGFSSLSYFAQAFKKSTNFSPLQYRKNHQKYNK, encoded by the coding sequence ATGAGCAATGAAAGAATTGAATTTATCGAAAAGCCGGCATTAATTAATAATCAAGCTCGCTTACTATATGTTAGTAGTTCAAAATATGAAGGTGACTGGCATTCTCAGTTACACTCCCATCACTTTACTGAATTATTTTATGTAACTAAAGGATGCGGTGGCTTTAAAATCGGAGCAGACGAATTTAATGTTCAAGAAAATGATTTTGTTATTATCAACCCTAACACGATGCATACTGAAGTTTCTCGTGATCGAAATCCATTGGAATATATTGTAATTGCTATTGATGGGATTAGTTTTGAAATACCTGAGAATAGTTTAAAAGATTATATTAGCTGTAATTATGCTAATTATAAAAATGAGATTCTTTTTTACTTAAATTTAATGGTAAAAGAATCACAAGCTAAGAATGAACTATATGATGATATGTGCCAACAACTAATGCAAGTCTTACTAATAAATATTTTAAGATTAAATCGTATTAATGTATCTTTAACACAAGGTAAGACTATTCGCAAGGAAATCTTTATGATCAAGAACTACATTGATCGTAATTACCATAAAGAAATAACTTTGGATACTTTAGCTGAAAAAACTCATATGAATAAATTCTATCTTGCTCATGAATTTAAAAATGATGTCGGTGTTTCACCAATCAGCTATCTACTTCAGCGAAGAATATATGAGAGCAAATATTTACTTAGAGATACCGACCTATCAATTTCACAGATTTCAACAATTCTTGGTTTCTCCTCGCTTTCATATTTTGCTCAAGCATTTAAAAAAAGTACAAATTTTTCTCCTTTACAATATCGTAAAAACCACCAAAAATATAATAAATAA
- a CDS encoding IS3 family transposase — protein MHEQFKAAMSEYIEYYNNERINTKRKGLSPLVYRQQSFQDLTLI, from the coding sequence TTGCATGAACAATTCAAAGCTGCAATGAGTGAATATATCGAATATTATAATAACGAGAGAATCAATACAAAAAGAAAAGGATTGAGTCCACTTGTATATAGACAACAATCCTTTCAAGATCTAACTTTAATTTAA
- a CDS encoding prenyltransferase/squalene oxidase repeat-containing protein — protein MKKLMRFTVALALVCACIVPINAQSSTLAKAQSYWLNNNELSGLDAVLAVESLGLDVEDEKNNFTLNYSFEAPTNSYGDEITYEEMDAGYLAKNIMALAAIKSDPAKLKLKDGSTINLIDLLKSKIDENGNVDYGSANPESSTAYTMFALAIVDESYNLDKLGLNLTEMQLSDGSWGYNGAWGGPDITGWALAALSLCNNTYQASIDKALAYLASIQIDNGGYSGFGVNCNSQACAVWGILEYDIQGVKNGTYNKGTGNPYDLLLQFMQEDGSFGASLDVDYGNAYATVQAALTVGVYENGSLIDNIKAQYDEMLNPKNDQPEPTPAPAPVTPSTPADKSITSVKTGDDAVIALTVSSLIISGGMYLFIRKES, from the coding sequence ATGAAAAAATTAATGCGGTTTACTGTGGCGTTAGCGCTTGTTTGTGCTTGCATTGTGCCAATCAATGCGCAATCTTCAACTTTAGCCAAAGCTCAAAGCTATTGGTTGAATAACAATGAATTATCTGGACTGGATGCCGTTTTGGCTGTAGAATCTTTAGGATTAGATGTTGAAGATGAAAAGAATAATTTTACTTTAAACTATTCTTTTGAAGCACCAACAAATTCTTATGGTGATGAAATTACTTATGAAGAAATGGATGCTGGTTATTTGGCTAAAAATATTATGGCTTTAGCGGCAATAAAATCAGATCCTGCTAAGTTAAAACTAAAAGATGGTTCAACGATTAATCTAATTGATTTATTAAAATCAAAAATTGATGAAAATGGTAATGTTGATTATGGGTCAGCAAATCCAGAATCAAGTACTGCATATACAATGTTTGCCTTAGCTATTGTTGATGAAAGTTATAATCTTGATAAACTAGGATTAAACTTGACTGAGATGCAGCTTAGTGATGGCTCTTGGGGCTATAATGGAGCTTGGGGTGGACCTGATATTACTGGATGGGCATTAGCTGCTCTTTCATTATGCAACAATACATATCAGGCTTCAATTGATAAAGCTTTAGCTTATTTAGCATCAATTCAAATTGATAATGGCGGTTATAGTGGCTTTGGCGTTAATTGTAATAGTCAAGCTTGTGCCGTATGGGGAATTTTAGAATACGATATTCAAGGTGTAAAAAATGGTACTTACAATAAGGGTACAGGCAATCCATATGATCTATTATTACAATTTATGCAAGAAGATGGTTCATTTGGCGCTAGTTTAGATGTAGATTATGGCAATGCTTATGCAACAGTTCAAGCGGCCCTTACTGTTGGGGTATATGAAAATGGTTCCTTAATTGACAATATTAAAGCTCAATATGATGAGATGTTGAATCCTAAAAATGATCAGCCAGAACCAACACCAGCTCCTGCTCCGGTTACACCATCTACACCTGCTGATAAGTCAATTACATCAGTTAAGACAGGTGATGATGCAGTCATTGCACTAACAGTATCTTCATTGATTATTAGTGGTGGAATGTATTTGTTTATTAGAAAAGAATCTTAA